A stretch of the Cellulomonas sp. WB94 genome encodes the following:
- a CDS encoding DUF2510 domain-containing protein, which yields MTGGWYDDGVTPGVERWFDGTDWSEHTRPVWVAPVPVAPPAPAAAAYGAAPQGASVQGSPYAQHHPGLGVEGAQPWPGQQGQMPQWPAQKGSMATSGPSDAVHWMLPVGRSWQSITAGYVGLLSLGIWVLGPVAIWLGIWAILKARTGGHGRGRAVFAIITGTLGTLFMGLFLVMRSQS from the coding sequence ATGACTGGTGGTTGGTACGACGACGGCGTGACGCCGGGCGTGGAGCGCTGGTTCGACGGCACCGACTGGTCCGAGCACACGCGCCCGGTCTGGGTGGCGCCCGTGCCGGTCGCGCCACCGGCCCCTGCGGCAGCGGCATACGGCGCCGCTCCGCAGGGGGCATCTGTCCAGGGGTCCCCCTACGCCCAGCATCACCCCGGCCTGGGCGTCGAGGGTGCGCAGCCGTGGCCAGGTCAGCAGGGGCAGATGCCGCAGTGGCCGGCGCAGAAGGGGTCCATGGCAACGTCCGGTCCGTCGGACGCGGTGCACTGGATGCTGCCGGTCGGCCGCTCGTGGCAGTCGATCACCGCCGGCTACGTCGGGCTGCTGTCGCTCGGCATCTGGGTGCTCGGACCGGTGGCGATCTGGCTCGGCATCTGGGCGATCCTCAAGGCGCGCACGGGTGGCCACGGCCGTGGTCGGGCGGTCTTCGCGATCATCACCGGGACGCTCGGGACGCTGTTCATGGGGCTGTTCCTCGTCATGCGCTCGCAGAGCTGA
- a CDS encoding glucose 1-dehydrogenase, which translates to MSVFEGKVAIVTGGGSGLGEAISKELAAKGASVVVSDINLPGAQRVVDEIVSAGGTASEIEADTAIPDDSAKVVKYAVDTYGALHLAVNNAGIGGPAAPAGETDLAAWDKVIAINLSGVLYGMRYQIPAMLASGAGCAIVNMASIHGMVAAPGNGAYTAAKHGVVGITKNAAAEYGAVGLRINCVGPGYIMTPLLTANLTDDILEILKTKHSLGRLGRPEEVSHLVCFLLSDEASFITGSYHLVDGGYTAV; encoded by the coding sequence ATGTCGGTTTTCGAGGGCAAGGTCGCGATCGTCACCGGTGGGGGATCCGGCCTCGGTGAGGCGATCAGCAAGGAGCTGGCGGCCAAAGGCGCCAGCGTCGTGGTGAGCGACATCAACCTCCCGGGAGCACAGCGCGTGGTCGACGAGATCGTCTCCGCGGGTGGCACCGCGAGCGAGATCGAGGCGGACACCGCCATCCCGGACGACTCGGCGAAGGTCGTGAAGTACGCCGTCGACACCTACGGCGCGCTGCACCTCGCGGTCAACAACGCCGGCATCGGCGGCCCGGCGGCGCCCGCGGGCGAGACGGACCTCGCCGCGTGGGACAAGGTGATCGCCATCAACCTCAGCGGCGTGCTCTACGGGATGCGCTACCAGATCCCCGCGATGCTCGCGTCGGGAGCCGGCTGCGCGATCGTCAACATGGCGTCGATCCACGGCATGGTCGCCGCACCGGGCAACGGCGCCTACACCGCCGCCAAGCACGGCGTCGTCGGCATCACCAAGAACGCGGCAGCGGAGTACGGGGCCGTCGGGCTGCGCATCAACTGCGTCGGGCCGGGCTACATCATGACGCCGCTGCTCACCGCCAACCTGACCGACGACATCCTCGAGATCCTCAAGACCAAGCACTCGCTCGGTCGTCTCGGACGCCCCGAGGAGGTCTCGCACCTCGTGTGCTTCCTCCTGTCCGACGAGGCGTCGTTCATCACGGGCAGCTACCACCTGGTCGACGGCGGGTACACCGCGGTCTAG
- a CDS encoding alkaline phosphatase family protein produces MPISGLALWRGGLLAVPVMAALLVACSPPMDGGPAAPTASSTAPSTTLTPGVSMAASTAPTVAVTTPTGVTKVLTIVLENHGVPAVTAAMPELMKLATTYGRTSHYSATTHPSLPNYLDMAGGSTFGVTDDEAPAVHPVAGPSVFDLALTTGHIARTYAEAMATTCALETSGRYAVKHNPWAYFSDAASRSACQVADVPLGDLTSGALHDDIAAGTLPNIAYVVPDLCNDAHDCPLATADSWVSGWVSQVLEGPDWQAGRLAVVVTFDEAEKTGENIVLTVVVAPGLHGAVADGALTHQSWTRWMSDLVGATAPGNAGSAPSLGAAFGL; encoded by the coding sequence ATGCCCATCTCCGGCCTGGCCCTCTGGCGTGGTGGGCTGCTGGCCGTGCCCGTCATGGCAGCGCTGCTGGTCGCGTGCAGCCCCCCCATGGACGGCGGCCCCGCCGCTCCCACCGCGTCGTCGACGGCGCCGAGCACCACGTTGACACCTGGCGTGTCGATGGCAGCGAGCACGGCTCCGACGGTCGCCGTCACGACGCCGACGGGTGTCACCAAGGTGCTGACGATCGTGCTGGAGAACCACGGCGTGCCCGCGGTGACTGCCGCCATGCCCGAGCTGATGAAGCTCGCCACGACGTACGGACGCACGTCGCACTACAGCGCGACGACCCATCCGTCGCTGCCCAACTACCTGGACATGGCCGGTGGATCGACCTTCGGGGTGACGGACGACGAGGCGCCGGCGGTGCATCCTGTCGCGGGGCCGTCGGTGTTTGACCTGGCGCTCACGACCGGCCACATCGCGCGGACCTACGCCGAGGCGATGGCGACAACCTGCGCGCTCGAGACCTCAGGCCGGTACGCCGTCAAGCACAACCCGTGGGCCTACTTCAGTGACGCCGCGTCCCGCAGCGCCTGCCAGGTCGCCGACGTGCCTCTGGGCGACCTGACGTCCGGTGCCCTGCACGACGACATCGCGGCCGGCACACTGCCGAACATTGCGTACGTCGTCCCCGACCTGTGCAACGACGCGCACGACTGCCCGCTCGCGACGGCCGACTCCTGGGTCAGCGGCTGGGTGTCGCAGGTGCTCGAAGGACCCGACTGGCAGGCGGGGCGGTTGGCCGTCGTCGTCACGTTCGACGAGGCGGAGAAGACCGGGGAGAACATCGTGCTCACCGTCGTGGTCGCGCCCGGCCTGCACGGTGCCGTGGCCGACGGAGCTCTCACGCACCAGTCCTGGACCCGGTGGATGAGCGACCTCGTCGGCGCGACCGCTCCCGGCAACGCCGGCAGCGCGCCGTCGCTGGGCGCCGCGTTCGGCCTCTGA
- a CDS encoding amino acid permease — MVTSNPPTLKPRADLLRRKSVEASLASVDDPDRHLTRSLTAWDLAVMGVAVAVGAGIFSVGATAAANYAGPSVIVSFVIAAVVCGLAIMCYAEFASTIPVAGSAYTYSYSTMGELVAWIIGWDLILEMLLAAAVIAKFWGVYLSDAVALFGSTLAATLTVAGVDVAWGPVVIVAVFTTLLAIGTRLSSRVNSVFTIIKVAITLFVVVAGFFYVDSANYSPFVPPSQPAPVGTSALQQSLLSFLSGAAPSSYGIFGILSGAALVFFAFIGFDVVATTAEETINPQRTIPRGIFAGLAIVTVLYILVTVVVTGMVPYTALAASGSPSLTTAFVLVGADWAGKIISVGILVGLTSVLMVLLLGLTRVVFAMSRDGLLPRSFSRTSGRFHTPVRLQIGAGVVVAMIAGLSRVEVLEEMINIGTLSAFVLVSFGVPILRRTRPDLPRGFQVPWSPTLPILAGVACLWLMVNLTTLTWLRFAAWLVVGMAIYGGYSYRHSLVGRAQRAAADG, encoded by the coding sequence ATGGTCACGTCCAACCCGCCGACACTGAAGCCGCGGGCCGACCTGCTGCGACGCAAGTCCGTCGAGGCGTCGCTGGCGTCGGTCGACGACCCGGACAGGCATCTCACCCGCAGCCTGACCGCCTGGGACCTGGCCGTGATGGGCGTCGCCGTGGCGGTCGGCGCCGGGATCTTCTCGGTCGGTGCGACCGCCGCCGCGAACTACGCCGGGCCGTCGGTCATCGTCTCGTTCGTCATCGCGGCCGTCGTGTGCGGGCTCGCGATCATGTGCTACGCGGAGTTCGCCTCGACGATCCCCGTGGCGGGGTCGGCCTACACGTACTCCTACTCGACCATGGGCGAGCTCGTCGCGTGGATCATCGGCTGGGACCTCATCCTCGAGATGCTCCTCGCCGCCGCGGTCATCGCGAAGTTCTGGGGCGTCTACCTGTCGGACGCGGTCGCGCTGTTCGGCTCGACGTTGGCCGCGACGCTCACGGTGGCGGGCGTCGACGTGGCCTGGGGACCCGTTGTGATCGTCGCCGTGTTCACGACGCTGCTGGCCATCGGCACCCGGCTGAGCAGCCGCGTGAACAGCGTGTTCACGATCATCAAGGTGGCCATCACCCTGTTCGTCGTCGTGGCCGGGTTCTTCTACGTCGACAGCGCGAACTACTCGCCGTTCGTGCCGCCGTCGCAGCCCGCACCCGTGGGGACCTCCGCGCTGCAGCAGTCGCTGCTCAGCTTCCTGTCCGGGGCCGCACCGTCGAGCTACGGCATCTTCGGGATCCTGTCCGGCGCCGCGCTGGTGTTCTTCGCCTTCATCGGCTTCGACGTCGTCGCGACGACCGCCGAGGAGACGATCAACCCGCAGCGCACCATCCCGCGCGGCATCTTCGCGGGACTCGCCATCGTGACCGTGCTCTACATCCTCGTCACGGTCGTCGTCACGGGCATGGTTCCGTACACCGCGCTCGCGGCCTCCGGGTCGCCGTCGCTCACGACAGCCTTCGTCCTCGTCGGGGCCGACTGGGCGGGCAAGATCATCTCCGTCGGCATCCTCGTCGGGCTCACCTCGGTGCTCATGGTGCTGCTGCTCGGCCTGACGCGCGTCGTGTTCGCGATGAGCCGCGACGGGCTGCTCCCGCGATCGTTCTCCCGGACCTCCGGACGCTTCCACACCCCCGTGCGACTGCAGATCGGCGCCGGCGTGGTGGTCGCCATGATCGCCGGCCTGTCACGGGTCGAGGTCCTCGAGGAGATGATCAACATCGGCACCTTGTCGGCGTTCGTGCTGGTCAGCTTCGGGGTGCCGATCCTGCGCCGCACGCGGCCCGACCTGCCGCGCGGGTTCCAGGTGCCGTGGTCGCCGACGCTCCCGATCCTCGCGGGCGTCGCGTGCCTGTGGCTCATGGTGAACCTCACGACCCTGACGTGGCTGCGGTTCGCGGCGTGGCTGGTCGTCGGCATGGCGATCTACGGCGGCTACTCCTACCGGCACTCGCTCGTGGGACGAGCCCAGCGGGCCGCCGCGGACGGCTGA
- a CDS encoding AI-2E family transporter, which yields MKTDEPRQVKPSPSPAAPVRLIAFEQRALRRAVLTVLLIVTLWMIALWVFQSISHFLFLLLLSWLFAMAMEPAINWLTGRGWRRGLATALVGGLVVLGVVGLGAMFGSLFFNQLASLVQSLPDVVTHAISWANSTFNLALDPTTVTSNLNVTPSQVGSVATNLAGGVLGVVTSLLAAVLNVVTFLVFALYLAADGPRVRTTIGSWLPPARQDVFVTVWDIAQAKTGGYVVSKVVLAGLSSVFYAAFFYLVGVPSWLPLAVLVGLMAQFVPVVGTYVGILIPILFVVFSSPITAVWIVVFATIYQQIETYVFTPRVSRRTMDVNPGIALASVFIGAALWGAIGALIGIPMAAAIVAVLDTYGHRHELVPALAAMDESDEDESGADESRDAVEVNGPEDAPTPAAS from the coding sequence ATGAAGACTGATGAGCCGCGCCAGGTCAAACCCTCGCCGTCTCCGGCAGCGCCGGTTCGACTGATCGCCTTCGAGCAGCGGGCACTGCGCCGGGCGGTGCTGACGGTTCTGCTGATCGTCACGCTGTGGATGATCGCGCTGTGGGTGTTCCAGTCGATCAGCCACTTCCTGTTCCTCCTCCTGCTCTCGTGGCTGTTCGCGATGGCCATGGAACCGGCCATCAACTGGCTGACCGGGCGGGGATGGAGGCGCGGCCTGGCCACGGCGCTCGTGGGCGGCTTGGTGGTTCTCGGGGTCGTCGGGCTCGGCGCGATGTTCGGCAGCCTGTTCTTCAACCAGCTCGCCTCGCTCGTCCAGTCGCTGCCGGACGTGGTCACCCATGCCATCTCCTGGGCCAACAGCACGTTCAATCTGGCGCTGGATCCCACGACCGTGACGAGCAACCTCAACGTGACTCCGTCGCAGGTCGGGTCGGTGGCCACCAACTTGGCCGGCGGCGTCCTCGGCGTCGTCACGTCCCTGCTCGCGGCCGTCCTCAACGTCGTCACCTTCCTCGTCTTCGCGCTCTATCTGGCCGCTGACGGACCGCGCGTGCGCACGACGATCGGTTCGTGGCTCCCCCCGGCGCGCCAGGACGTCTTCGTCACGGTCTGGGACATCGCCCAGGCCAAGACCGGCGGCTACGTCGTCTCCAAGGTCGTGCTCGCGGGGCTGTCGTCGGTGTTCTACGCGGCGTTCTTCTACCTCGTGGGAGTGCCCTCATGGCTGCCGCTCGCCGTGCTGGTGGGCCTGATGGCGCAGTTCGTGCCCGTGGTCGGCACTTACGTCGGGATCCTCATCCCGATCCTGTTCGTCGTCTTCTCGTCACCGATCACGGCTGTGTGGATCGTCGTCTTCGCCACGATCTACCAGCAGATCGAGACGTACGTGTTCACCCCGCGGGTCAGCCGAAGGACGATGGACGTCAACCCGGGCATCGCCCTGGCCTCCGTCTTCATCGGTGCTGCCCTGTGGGGCGCTATCGGCGCGCTGATCGGGATCCCGATGGCCGCCGCCATCGTCGCCGTGCTCGACACGTACGGACACCGGCACGAGCTGGTACCAGCACTGGCAGCGATGGACGAGTCCGACGAGGACGAGTCGGGTGCCGACGAGTCCAGAGACGCCGTCGAGGTGAACGGACCCGAGGACGCTCCGACCCCCGCCGCGAGCTGA
- a CDS encoding IS1380 family transposase, whose product MKKVTGFYPRPRVDTKTSTAVGQAGGVLLTGTVRASGLDAALSEALSRWRSPFAVHDPAKVLVDLALTLALGGDTCSDLAVVRAEPALFGPVASDPTASRVIAALAKDVTRVLPAIARARAAARARVWKLAGVNAPDHDASASSPLVIDVDATLVTAHSDKEQARATFKRGYGFHPLCAFVDHGPAGTGEPLTIKLRPGNAGSNTAADHIEVLRAALAQLPGHRPGTRPGRKVLVRIDGAGSTHKVIEWITGQRLSYSVGFTLPDNTPDLLKLIPAKVWAPALDAHDAVRDGAWVAEITHLMDLTGWPPGMRVIVRKERPHPGAQLRFEDVDGMRITAFATNTTRGQLADLELRHRRRARCEDRIRLAKDTGLGNLPLASFAANRIWCAVVAMAAEITAWMQLLALHDHDARRWEPKKLRYRLFTIPATVARTGRRVVLHLSTRSPFTPLALNGLARLGALAPG is encoded by the coding sequence GTGAAGAAGGTTACCGGGTTCTATCCCCGTCCCCGCGTCGACACGAAGACCAGCACAGCAGTCGGTCAGGCTGGCGGGGTGCTGCTGACCGGCACGGTGCGCGCCTCGGGCCTGGACGCGGCGTTGAGCGAGGCGTTGTCGCGATGGCGGTCGCCGTTCGCGGTGCACGACCCGGCCAAGGTCCTGGTGGACCTGGCGCTGACGTTGGCTCTGGGCGGGGACACCTGCTCGGATCTGGCCGTCGTGCGGGCCGAGCCGGCTCTGTTCGGGCCGGTCGCCTCCGATCCGACCGCCTCGCGCGTGATCGCGGCGTTGGCCAAGGACGTGACGCGGGTGCTGCCCGCGATCGCCCGGGCCCGCGCGGCCGCCCGGGCCCGGGTCTGGAAGCTCGCCGGGGTGAACGCACCCGACCACGACGCCAGCGCATCGAGCCCGCTGGTGATCGACGTGGACGCGACGTTGGTGACCGCGCACTCGGACAAGGAGCAAGCTCGCGCGACGTTCAAGCGGGGGTATGGGTTTCACCCGTTGTGCGCGTTCGTCGACCACGGTCCGGCCGGCACCGGTGAACCCCTGACGATCAAGCTGCGTCCCGGCAACGCCGGGTCGAACACCGCCGCCGATCACATCGAGGTGCTGCGCGCCGCCCTCGCCCAGCTGCCAGGGCACCGGCCCGGGACCCGTCCCGGGCGCAAGGTCCTGGTCCGGATCGACGGAGCCGGATCGACCCACAAGGTCATCGAGTGGATCACCGGGCAGCGACTGTCGTACTCGGTCGGCTTCACCCTGCCGGACAACACCCCCGACCTGCTGAAGCTGATCCCGGCCAAGGTGTGGGCCCCGGCGTTGGACGCCCACGACGCCGTGCGCGACGGGGCGTGGGTCGCCGAGATCACGCACCTGATGGACCTGACCGGCTGGCCGCCCGGGATGCGGGTCATCGTGCGCAAGGAACGACCCCACCCCGGCGCACAGCTGCGGTTCGAGGACGTCGACGGCATGCGGATCACCGCCTTCGCGACCAACACAACCCGCGGCCAGCTCGCCGATCTGGAGCTACGCCACCGCCGCCGGGCACGCTGCGAGGACCGCATCCGCCTGGCCAAGGACACCGGCCTGGGGAACCTGCCCCTGGCCTCCTTCGCCGCCAACCGGATCTGGTGCGCAGTGGTGGCCATGGCCGCCGAGATCACCGCCTGGATGCAACTGCTCGCCCTGCACGACCACGACGCCCGCCGCTGGGAACCCAAGAAGCTCCGCTACCGGCTCTTCACCATCCCCGCCACCGTGGCCCGCACCGGCCGGCGCGTCGTGCTGCACCTATCCACCCGATCGCCCTTCACCCCACTCGCCCTGAACGGCCTCGCCAGGCTCGGCGCCCTCGCGCCCGGCTGA